In Archocentrus centrarchus isolate MPI-CPG fArcCen1 chromosome 1, fArcCen1, whole genome shotgun sequence, the following proteins share a genomic window:
- the ints12 gene encoding integrator complex subunit 12 isoform X1 — translation MLCEVMLHQIQDSDLPKVFVMAGPVSLELDPLFLKALSYLHSKSKDSAEKLKALLDESLARGSDSSYRSLQKDMEVSKGSVSKLALSKQDSKSSSSSSSSSSSGSSKSEKSKKDGEKRPSEKVRVDLGEVDPPKKPRLEKQENRSSPITVQTSKDLLPNINDDETSADDFAMEMGLACVVCRQMTVTVGNQLVECQECHNLYHQDCHKPQVTDKEVNDPRLVWYCARCTRQMKRMAQKPPQKPSPASASSAPVVKETLVKKTELKPKMDTTSTFQAFKRTEVKPPATSANPTSSSSSSSGSGLTGWAAFGAKTSPSIPPSSKLGSSGPSGSNKTLTAPSGQKPVGLSGLAGAKSGLGSTKISGSGNGNGSSQVNLKPPPPLTLGKQPLNRSSSGEGQGKGGASSGAGSPSSSQTGGNGGNNGGGNGNNGNGSKAAPGDKLPTTQESQLNAMKRLQLVKKKAAQKKAAQKKSVG, via the exons atgctgtgtgaAGTGATGTTACACCAGATACAGGACTCAGACCTTCCAAAAG TTTTCGTCATGGCTGGACCTGTCAGTTTGGAGTTGGATCCCCTCTTTCTAAAGGCGCTGAGTTATTTACACTCCAAGAGTAAAGACTCAGCTGAGAAACTCAAAGCTCTACTTGATGAATCCCTTGCAAGAGGAAGTGACTCATCCTACCGTTCATTACAAAAA GACATGGAGGTATCAAAGGGGTCTGTGTCAAAACTGGCCTTAAGTAAACAAGACTCCAAGTCTTCAAGTTCTTCATCTTCAAGTAGCAGCAGTGGAAGCAGTAAATCGGAGAAGAGcaagaaagatggagaaaagaGACCTTCTGAGAAG GTCAGGGTTGACTTGGGTGAAGTGGACCCCCCGAAAAAACCTCGTCTGGAGAAACAGGAGAACCGCTCTTCTCCAATTACTGTTCAGACTAGCAAAGACCTCCTGCCAAACATAAATGATGATGAGACTAGTGCTGATGACTTTGCCATGGAAATGGGCCTGGCTTGCGTAGTTTGCAG ACAAATGACAGTGACTGTGGGAAACCAATTGGTTGAGTGTCAGGAGTGCCATAACCTGTACCACCAGGACTGTCACAAGCCCCAGGTGACCGACAAAGAAGTAAATGACCCACGGCTTGTGTGGTACTGCGCCCGATGCACCAGGCAAATGAAGCGTATG GCCCAGAAACCTCCACAGAAGCCGTCCCCTGCGTCTGCATCTTCAGCACCTGTTGTAAAAGAGACGCTAGTGAAAAAGACCGAGCTTAAACCCAAAATGGACACAACCAGCACCTTCCAAGCATTCAAAAGAACAGAAGTGAAG CCACCAGCCACATCAGCCAATcccaccagcagcagctcctcctcctcgggCAGCGGTCTCACCGGCTGGGCTGCATTCGGCGCCAAAACGAGCCCATCTATTCCTCCTAGCTCCAAACTAGGTTCCTCCGGCCCAAGTGGGAGCAACAAGACCTTGACAGCTCCTTCCGGACAGAAGCCTGTTGGGTTATCTGGGCTAGCTGGAGCTAAGTCAGGACTTGGGAGTACAAAGATATCTGGGAGCGGCAACGGAAATGGCTCCAGTCAAGTAAATCTGAAACCGCCTCCACCTCTGACTCTGGGTAAGCAGCCTTTGAATAGGTCATCAAGTGGCGAAGGCCAGGGGAAAGGCGGTGCTTCATCAGGGGCTGGCTCCCCCAGCAGCTCCCAGACTGGAGGCAATGGAGGGAATAACGGAGGAGGAAACGGAAACAATGGGAATGGGTCAAAGGCTGCACCTGGGGACAAACTACCCACAACTCAGGAGTCCCAGCTTAACGCCATGAAGCGGTTACAATTggtgaagaagaaagcagcacAGAAGAAAGCAGCACAGAAGAAATCAGTAGGGTGA
- the ints12 gene encoding integrator complex subunit 12 isoform X2, giving the protein MAGPVSLELDPLFLKALSYLHSKSKDSAEKLKALLDESLARGSDSSYRSLQKDMEVSKGSVSKLALSKQDSKSSSSSSSSSSSGSSKSEKSKKDGEKRPSEKVRVDLGEVDPPKKPRLEKQENRSSPITVQTSKDLLPNINDDETSADDFAMEMGLACVVCRQMTVTVGNQLVECQECHNLYHQDCHKPQVTDKEVNDPRLVWYCARCTRQMKRMAQKPPQKPSPASASSAPVVKETLVKKTELKPKMDTTSTFQAFKRTEVKPPATSANPTSSSSSSSGSGLTGWAAFGAKTSPSIPPSSKLGSSGPSGSNKTLTAPSGQKPVGLSGLAGAKSGLGSTKISGSGNGNGSSQVNLKPPPPLTLGKQPLNRSSSGEGQGKGGASSGAGSPSSSQTGGNGGNNGGGNGNNGNGSKAAPGDKLPTTQESQLNAMKRLQLVKKKAAQKKAAQKKSVG; this is encoded by the exons ATGGCTGGACCTGTCAGTTTGGAGTTGGATCCCCTCTTTCTAAAGGCGCTGAGTTATTTACACTCCAAGAGTAAAGACTCAGCTGAGAAACTCAAAGCTCTACTTGATGAATCCCTTGCAAGAGGAAGTGACTCATCCTACCGTTCATTACAAAAA GACATGGAGGTATCAAAGGGGTCTGTGTCAAAACTGGCCTTAAGTAAACAAGACTCCAAGTCTTCAAGTTCTTCATCTTCAAGTAGCAGCAGTGGAAGCAGTAAATCGGAGAAGAGcaagaaagatggagaaaagaGACCTTCTGAGAAG GTCAGGGTTGACTTGGGTGAAGTGGACCCCCCGAAAAAACCTCGTCTGGAGAAACAGGAGAACCGCTCTTCTCCAATTACTGTTCAGACTAGCAAAGACCTCCTGCCAAACATAAATGATGATGAGACTAGTGCTGATGACTTTGCCATGGAAATGGGCCTGGCTTGCGTAGTTTGCAG ACAAATGACAGTGACTGTGGGAAACCAATTGGTTGAGTGTCAGGAGTGCCATAACCTGTACCACCAGGACTGTCACAAGCCCCAGGTGACCGACAAAGAAGTAAATGACCCACGGCTTGTGTGGTACTGCGCCCGATGCACCAGGCAAATGAAGCGTATG GCCCAGAAACCTCCACAGAAGCCGTCCCCTGCGTCTGCATCTTCAGCACCTGTTGTAAAAGAGACGCTAGTGAAAAAGACCGAGCTTAAACCCAAAATGGACACAACCAGCACCTTCCAAGCATTCAAAAGAACAGAAGTGAAG CCACCAGCCACATCAGCCAATcccaccagcagcagctcctcctcctcgggCAGCGGTCTCACCGGCTGGGCTGCATTCGGCGCCAAAACGAGCCCATCTATTCCTCCTAGCTCCAAACTAGGTTCCTCCGGCCCAAGTGGGAGCAACAAGACCTTGACAGCTCCTTCCGGACAGAAGCCTGTTGGGTTATCTGGGCTAGCTGGAGCTAAGTCAGGACTTGGGAGTACAAAGATATCTGGGAGCGGCAACGGAAATGGCTCCAGTCAAGTAAATCTGAAACCGCCTCCACCTCTGACTCTGGGTAAGCAGCCTTTGAATAGGTCATCAAGTGGCGAAGGCCAGGGGAAAGGCGGTGCTTCATCAGGGGCTGGCTCCCCCAGCAGCTCCCAGACTGGAGGCAATGGAGGGAATAACGGAGGAGGAAACGGAAACAATGGGAATGGGTCAAAGGCTGCACCTGGGGACAAACTACCCACAACTCAGGAGTCCCAGCTTAACGCCATGAAGCGGTTACAATTggtgaagaagaaagcagcacAGAAGAAAGCAGCACAGAAGAAATCAGTAGGGTGA
- the arhgef38 gene encoding rho guanine nucleotide exchange factor 38: MDPKEASGSEKEKEKEKEKVIKRRNRPVFLRYLERRRTDTIVADDMDKGDINLGTLVRRSQSDKTEYSAKLKEKMIPHGLSPIPSPALDPEEFRLRKMKRRAKVIQELIQTEKDYLTDLELCIREVVQPLRNLMVVDVDRLFTNMETVCEVSAALLHRLHGAMADPDPEAVLIGDVFIQAKAALEDVYKIYCYHHDDAHMSLKSYEKEEEIKQHFTTCILALKKIYDKEGKPNLLDMGSLLIKPVQRIMKYPLLLGELWHATPEDHPDYQPLQEAFTAAKIINVNINEFKRRKDIVMKYKRLEDDGTLRGKLHKLNIHSIRKKGDRFAGYLKILTGADTQVRDEVFDKEEKFFRSLEKAVRQLVKNVQCYLQYTQEMVSVAFHSVQDVKSIVKDSNKNDANGLVHDNGNDPYKHFRDDLEHLVLTPLSSLHGMFTAPQKLIQKRYDKLLDYCSRLERSSSISSSSSTTSPSSSLVSEDPPGPAKRDYEALNALLVEELQRFNRAAYTILTNSVVFLVALLRELMNNALIGAPSVQQLPPPLSNIAEVQNSIMDELNNLTFVKENAQKLMERKVSFEKRDKKIAMPEVQHQTEEQRAWLLAEYPVSQLYQLKRKCNGCQEQDLSLLEGELVALIEDTDPMGSSSRWLVHTGGAQGYVYSTFLKQYNPLRDSQRAGQMANEQPQQQPPAMVDEDFDNLSLFVSGSGSSSLHSFKLSATDSSSTLSGLQGELENAEDMEDTVDSEAQQYYAVYAFQARCEQELTLQEYQHVRILQFCDLGGNKEWWLAEANGQKGYVPANYLGRMSYA; encoded by the exons ATGGATCCCAAGGAGGCCAGTGGAAgcgagaaagaaaaggaaaaagaaaaggagaaagtgATAAAAAGGAGGAACCGGCCTGTGTTTCTGCGTTACTTGGAGAGGAGAAGGACGGACACGATCGTAGCTGATGACATGGACAAAGGTGACATCAACCTGGGGACGCTGGTGAGGAGGAGTCAGTCTGACAAGACGGAGTACAGCGCTAAACTTAAAG AGAAAATGATACCGCATGGCCTGTCCCCAATTCCATCTCCAGCCCTTGACCCAGAGGAGTTCCGTTTAAGAAAGATGAAGCGCAGGGCAAAGGTCATTCAGGAGCTCATTCAGACTGAAaaggactacctcactgacctgGAGCTGTGCATCCGAGAAGTGGTCCAGCCTCTGCGAAATTTGATG GTTGTGGATGTGGATCGGCTTTTCACCAACATGGAGACAGTGTGTGAGGTCTCTGCAGCCCTCCTTCACAGACTGCACGGGGCCATGGCTGACCCCGATCCAGAAGCTGTTCTCATAG gggACGTATTTATCCAGGCAAAGGCAGCTTTAGAAGACGTATATAAGATTTACTGTTACCATCATGATGATGCTCACATGTCCCTCAAGTCCtatgagaaagaggaagaaatcaAGCAACATTTTACCACATGTATATTAGCGCTGAA aaaAATCTATGACAAGGA AGGGAAACCTAATTTGTTGGATATGGGTTCACTGCTCATCAAACCCGTTCAGAGGATCATGAAGTACCCATTGCTTCTTGGGGAGCTGTGGCATGCCACGCCTGAAGACCACCCCGACTATCAGCCGCTGCAGGAGGCGTTCACAGCTGCCAAGATCATAAATGTTAACATCAATGAGTTTAAAAGACGCAAGGACATAG TTATGAAGTACAAGAGGTTGGAGGATGACGGCACACTGAGGGGAAAACTACACAAGTTAAACATCCACTCCATCAGGAAGAAGGGAGACAGGTTTGCGGGTTATCTCAAGATCCTCACAGGTGCTGACACACAG GTGAGAGATGAAGTGTTCGATAAAGAGGAGAAGTTTTTCAGGAGTTTGGAGAAAGCTGTGAGGCAGTTGGTGAAGAATGTTCAATGCTACCTGCAGTACACTCAG GAAATGGTGTCTGTAGCTTTTCACAGTGTGCAGGATGTGAAGAGCATAGTGAAGGATTCAAACAAAAACGATGCCAACGGTTTAGTGCACGACAATGGCAACGATCCCTATAAGCACTTT agAGACGATTTGGAGCACTTGGTGCTCACccccctctcctctctgcaCGGCATGTTCACAGCCCCTCAGAAGCTCATCCAAAAACGCTATGACAAATTGCTAGATTACTGCAGCCGGCTGGAGCGCTCTTCTTCTATTTCATCCTCTTCTTCCACCACTTCTCCCTCTTCTTCACTGGTATCAGAAGACCCACCTGGTCCAGCCAAGAGGGACTATGAAGCTCTCAATGCTTTGCTAGTGGAAGAATTGCAGAGGTTCAACAGGGCTGCCTATACTATCCTGACTAACAGTGTGGTGTTTCTAGTGGCCCTACTTAGAGAGCTGATGAATAATGCACTGATTGGTGCTCCATCAGTACAGCAGCTACCA CCTCCACTGTCAAACATCGCTGAGGTCCAGAACAGCATCATGGATGAGCTGAACAATCTGACGTTTGTCAAGGAGAATGCGCAGAAGCTAATGGAGCGAAAAGTCAGCTTCGAAAAACGAGACAAGAAAATAGCG ATGCCGGAAGTGCAGCATCAGACTGAGGAGCAGCGTGCCTGGCTGCTGGCAGAATACCCAGTGAGCCAACTGTACCAGCTGAAGAGGAAGTGTAATGGCTGCCAGGAGCAGGACCTCAGCCTGCTGGAGGGAGAGCTGGTAGCCCTGATAGAGGACACAGATCCAATGGGCAGCAGCAGCCGCTGGTTGGTTCACACTGGag GTGCACAAGGCTATGTCTACTCCACGTTCCTGAAGCAGTACAACCCTCTGAGGGACTCGCAGCGGGCAGGCCAGATGGCCAACgagcagccacagcagcagccacctGCCATGGTGGATGAGGACTTTGATAACTTAAGTCTGTTTGTGTCAGGaagcggcagcagcagcctgcacaGCTTCAAGCTCAGCGCCACTGACAGTAGCTCAACCCTCTCTGGCCTACAGGGGGAGCTGGAGAATGCTGAAGACATGGAGGACACAGTGGACTCAGAGGCTCAGCAG TATTATGCCGTGTATGCATTTCAAGCCCGCTGCGAACAGGAGCTGACCCTGCAAGAGTACCAGCACGTTCGCATCCTTCAGTTCTGTGACCTGGGAGGTAACAAAGAGTGGTGGCTCGCTGAGGCTAACGGACAAAAAGGATACGTCCCTGCCAACTACCTCGGCAGGATGTCCTATGcgtga